GACAAAGTGACAATCGTACGATTCTCAAACCAGTCGTCCTGCTGTCCATGTTCAAGCACATACTGCAGCGATCCAATAAACATAATCAGAAAGACCACACCCCACCAATCCACTTCACTTGCAGACTGTTTCTTACCATATTTGGGACTTCTGACGAAAGATAAGGTTAAAAGTGTCGCGATAATACCCAAAGGCACATTGATATAAAATATATACGGCCACGAATATTCATCTACGATATATCCACCCAACGGAGGACCTAAGGTCGGTCCCACAATGACACCCATACCGTAGATGGCCTGTGCCATACTTCTTTTCTCCGGAGGATAACTCTCTGTGATAATCGTCTGTGCAGTTACCAGAAGCGCACCTCCACCCATACCCTGAATAAACCTGAAGAAAACAAGTTCCCAGATATTGGTTGCATTACCACATAAAAAGGAAGCAACCGTAAAAATAATAATGGATGCTGCGAAATAGTTTCGTCGGCCGAACTGTTGCGAAAGCCAGCTGGTCATCGGGATTACAATTACATTGGCGATAGCATAAGCTGTAATCACCCATGCAACATCTGTCAACGTAGCGCCCAGGGAGCCCTTCATGTCATTCAAGGCTACATTGACAATAGTCGTATCCACAATTTCCAGCAAGGCACATAATACAGCTGTAATCGTAATGACTACGCGACGGAAACCATATTCAACCAGACTATCCTGTTGTAATGTTTCCATATCTATTTTACATGAACGTCAACGTCCGCATTCATTCCCGGACGCAATAATGCGATTTTATCACTTGTATTTTTATCGGTTAATCTGATCTTGACAGGAAGACGTTGTACCGTCTTCACAAAGTTACCGGTCGCATTATCCGGAGGCAATAAAGAGAAACGGGATCCTGTAGCCGGAGAGAAAGAGTTGATTTCACCTTCAAATTCTGTATCCGGAAAAGCATCAATTTTAATAGTTACTTTCTGACCGGGACGCATTTTATTCAGCTGCGTTTCCTTAAAATTGGCCACCACCCAGGTTTCACTGTTGTCAACAATATAAAACAACGATTGTCCCGGATTAATCATCTGTCCGGGTTGAATTTTGATATTCGATACCTGACCATCTACAGACGCAACTACAGTAGTATAGGAAAGACTTAAATTGGCGGCATCAAGAACCGCTTTTGCACGTTCAATATTCGCCTGTGCAACGGAAGTTTGCTTAGAAGCAACCGTGGTCTTACTCACAACCGCGTTACGCTGAGATGTACTTGCATTACGTTGTTGTTGCAGAATCTCAACCTGTTTCTCTGCTTCCAGCTTGGCTGTCAAAGCCTGCTCGTATTGTTGTTTGGTAATAGAATGATTGTTATACAGATTTGAATACCGTACGTAATCGTTATTAGCTTGTTCAGCACGTATTTTGGCCGCATCTACACTCCCTACATTAGATTTTATACTCGCATCAGAGATGGCTACATTAGCAGAAGAAGCAAAAACATCTGCTTTGGATACTTCCAGAGAACTCTCTGCAGCCAGTAAAGCCGCCTGAGCTTCCTGTACTTTCACCAGGTAATCCTGAGGTTCAATTGTAAACAATGTATCTCCTTTTTTCACGATGTCATTGTCTTTAACAAACACTTTTGACACATATCCGCCTACACGAGGGATAATAGGACTCATATTTTTGTCTACCTGCGCATCATCTGTCGTCTCATGAGCCTGGCCGTGTAAATATTTATATGTACCGTATCCACCTCCCAGCAGTACAAGAACCACCAGGATGATGACAAATTTTT
The Sphingobacterium spiritivorum genome window above contains:
- a CDS encoding HlyD family secretion protein; amino-acid sequence: METNNKEGKKSNKKFVIILVVLVLLGGGYGTYKYLHGQAHETTDDAQVDKNMSPIIPRVGGYVSKVFVKDNDIVKKGDTLFTIEPQDYLVKVQEAQAALLAAESSLEVSKADVFASSANVAISDASIKSNVGSVDAAKIRAEQANNDYVRYSNLYNNHSITKQQYEQALTAKLEAEKQVEILQQQRNASTSQRNAVVSKTTVASKQTSVAQANIERAKAVLDAANLSLSYTTVVASVDGQVSNIKIQPGQMINPGQSLFYIVDNSETWVVANFKETQLNKMRPGQKVTIKIDAFPDTEFEGEINSFSPATGSRFSLLPPDNATGNFVKTVQRLPVKIRLTDKNTSDKIALLRPGMNADVDVHVK